The proteins below are encoded in one region of Pontibacter deserti:
- a CDS encoding phosphoribosylaminoimidazolesuccinocarboxamide synthase yields the protein MEAIKETNFSFAGQTGFYRGKVRDVYYFDDRLAIVATDRISAFDVVLPRAIPYKGQVLNQIASLNLKATSDILPNWVLSTPDPNVTIGLRCEPFKVEMVIRGYLAGHAWREYKAGKRTLCGVTLPEGLKENDKLPQPIITPTTKADEGHDEDISREEILSKGIVSEEDYLNLERYTQALFARGTELAAQRGLILVDTKYEFGKQNGQIFLIDEIHTPDSSRYFYSKGYEERQQNGEPQKQLSKEFVRQWLIENGFQGQEGQTVPEMTDEVVENISKRYIELFEVFTGHSFVKSDYNQALQRIAQSVEQNIFSLKD from the coding sequence ATGGAGGCCATTAAAGAAACTAACTTCTCCTTTGCCGGTCAGACCGGTTTTTACAGGGGCAAAGTTCGCGACGTTTATTATTTCGATGACCGGTTAGCTATAGTTGCTACGGATCGTATCTCTGCTTTTGATGTGGTACTGCCACGTGCCATACCTTACAAAGGGCAGGTACTGAACCAGATCGCCAGCCTTAACCTCAAAGCTACTTCCGATATACTTCCGAACTGGGTACTTTCTACTCCTGATCCTAATGTAACCATTGGGTTGCGTTGTGAGCCATTTAAAGTAGAGATGGTGATACGAGGCTACCTGGCAGGACATGCCTGGCGCGAGTATAAAGCCGGAAAGCGCACCCTCTGCGGTGTTACATTACCGGAGGGCTTAAAAGAGAACGATAAACTTCCGCAGCCAATTATTACCCCGACCACGAAAGCTGACGAAGGCCACGACGAAGACATTTCTAGAGAAGAAATTCTGTCGAAAGGTATTGTAAGTGAGGAAGATTACTTAAATTTAGAACGTTATACACAAGCACTTTTTGCACGTGGCACCGAGCTAGCTGCGCAACGCGGATTAATTCTGGTTGATACCAAGTATGAGTTTGGTAAACAAAATGGCCAGATATTTCTTATTGATGAAATCCATACGCCAGACTCGTCTCGTTACTTTTACAGCAAAGGCTACGAAGAGCGACAGCAGAACGGCGAGCCGCAGAAGCAACTATCAAAAGAATTTGTTCGCCAGTGGCTGATCGAGAATGGATTTCAGGGGCAGGAAGGACAAACAGTTCCGGAAATGACGGATGAAGTTGTTGAAAATATCTCAAAGCGCTATATAGAGCTATTTGAGGTATTTACGGGGCATTCCTTTGTAAAAAGTGACTATAATCAGGCACTACAGCGCATTGCGCAGAGTGTGGAACAAAACATTTTTAGCTTAAAAGATTAG
- a CDS encoding STAS domain-containing protein gives MKYTIDKKENYTIITIDEKKLDTSIAPDLKSEFVKLNAEGITNLILDLNNVKYTDSSGLSSILIANRLCNSSNGLLILTSLQDHVMKLISISKLESVLNILPTVEEAIDRVFLHEIEQDLTNKED, from the coding sequence ATGAAGTACACGATTGATAAGAAAGAGAACTATACTATAATCACGATAGATGAGAAGAAGCTGGATACTTCAATAGCTCCAGATCTTAAGTCTGAGTTTGTGAAGCTGAACGCTGAAGGGATCACCAACCTGATTCTAGACCTGAACAACGTAAAATACACCGACTCTTCCGGACTGAGCTCTATCCTGATTGCAAACAGACTATGCAATTCTTCTAATGGCTTACTAATTTTAACAAGCCTGCAGGACCACGTAATGAAGCTGATCTCTATCTCTAAACTAGAGTCAGTTTTAAATATACTGCCTACTGTAGAAGAAGCTATTGACCGTGTATTTCTGCACGAGATTGAGCAGGATCTAACAAACAAGGAAGACTAA
- a CDS encoding ribonuclease Z — protein sequence MDFELRILGSSSATPSANRHHTAQVLTIGNQIHLIDCGEGTQMQLMQYKIKHQRICNIYISHLHGDHYFGLAGLLSTMYLQGRQLPLHLFGPPGLSEILSLQFKYSGTNLSYKLIFHELDTTCYKKIFEDKQITVHTIPMEHRVPTCGFIFREKPKPRPLIKEKLPPYLTPPQLVRLKWGEDINDEQGNLLLANKEVTLDPKHSRSYAYCSDSRYKPDLLPYLRHVDLLYHEATFLSDMEERASQTFHSTARQAAEMAAAAEVRHLLLGHFSVRYKDLTPLLTEAQEIFEKTDLATEGSIFSVREQHR from the coding sequence GTGGATTTCGAACTCAGGATTTTGGGTAGTTCGTCGGCCACACCCTCGGCAAACAGACATCATACCGCACAGGTACTTACCATTGGTAACCAGATACACCTGATAGATTGCGGTGAAGGTACGCAAATGCAGCTGATGCAATACAAGATAAAGCATCAGCGCATTTGCAATATCTACATCAGCCACCTGCACGGCGACCACTATTTTGGCTTAGCCGGTTTGCTCTCCACAATGTATCTGCAGGGCAGGCAGTTACCCCTTCATTTATTCGGCCCTCCGGGCCTCTCCGAAATCTTAAGCCTGCAGTTCAAGTATTCGGGCACCAACCTAAGCTACAAGCTTATTTTTCATGAGTTGGATACCACCTGCTATAAAAAAATTTTTGAGGACAAGCAGATAACCGTGCACACCATACCTATGGAGCACCGGGTACCTACCTGTGGTTTTATTTTCCGGGAGAAGCCCAAGCCACGCCCGCTTATAAAGGAGAAACTGCCACCTTACCTTACACCACCGCAACTGGTACGCCTGAAGTGGGGAGAAGATATAAATGACGAACAAGGTAACCTGCTGCTGGCTAACAAAGAGGTAACACTGGATCCAAAGCATAGCCGTAGTTACGCCTATTGCTCCGACAGCCGTTACAAACCAGACCTGCTGCCTTACCTGCGCCACGTAGACCTGCTGTACCATGAGGCTACTTTCCTGAGCGACATGGAAGAGCGCGCTTCCCAAACTTTCCATAGCACTGCCCGCCAGGCTGCCGAAATGGCTGCCGCCGCCGAAGTACGTCATTTATTACTTGGCCACTTTTCTGTGCGCTACAAAGACCTTACGCCGCTGCTTACGGAGGCGCAGGAAATATTTGAAAAAACCGACCTTGCCACGGAAGGAAGTATTTTCAGTGTAAGAGAACAGCACCGGTAA
- a CDS encoding queuosine precursor transporter: protein MSTTTLEKKRTNLFMALSGVFLANALLAELIGVKIFSGEALFGLSGVQLNILGSKLDFNLTAGVIIWPVVFVSTDIINEYFGKQGVKKVSILTVILILYAFLVITIVTGLPPAQFWVELNSKDPQGNPFNIDFAFNTIYRQGLGIIIGSVVAFLVSQLLDATVFHWLRRYTGSKKIWLRATGSTLVSQLIDSLVVLFIAFYLFGNWTLELVFSVAAINYIYKFCVAILLTPVLYLAHYLIDEYLGKRDAEELIEEAAIESEA, encoded by the coding sequence ATGAGCACTACTACCCTCGAAAAGAAACGCACTAATCTTTTTATGGCGCTTAGCGGAGTATTTTTGGCCAACGCCTTACTGGCTGAGTTGATTGGAGTTAAAATATTTTCAGGGGAGGCGCTGTTTGGCTTATCGGGCGTGCAGCTTAACATACTGGGCAGCAAACTCGATTTTAACCTGACGGCTGGCGTTATCATCTGGCCTGTTGTGTTTGTTTCTACGGATATAATCAACGAGTACTTCGGGAAGCAGGGCGTGAAGAAGGTAAGTATACTTACAGTTATACTTATACTTTATGCTTTCCTGGTGATAACTATAGTTACCGGGCTGCCGCCGGCGCAATTCTGGGTAGAGCTTAACAGCAAAGATCCGCAAGGCAACCCGTTCAACATCGATTTTGCTTTTAACACTATTTACCGCCAGGGGCTGGGCATCATCATCGGCTCGGTAGTGGCTTTCTTGGTGTCGCAGTTGCTGGATGCTACGGTTTTCCATTGGCTGCGCAGATATACAGGCAGTAAAAAGATATGGCTTCGCGCCACCGGCTCTACGTTGGTTTCGCAGCTAATCGATAGCCTGGTTGTATTGTTTATTGCCTTTTACCTGTTCGGCAACTGGACACTGGAACTAGTATTTTCAGTGGCTGCCATCAACTATATCTATAAGTTTTGTGTAGCTATATTGCTTACTCCTGTGCTATACCTGGCGCATTACCTGATTGATGAGTACTTAGGTAAACGGGATGCAGAAGAGTTAATTGAAGAAGCTGCCATAGAAAGCGAAGCCTAA
- a CDS encoding ketopantoate reductase family protein gives MIKIAVAGIGGVGGYFGGKLAQHYQDSDEVEIYFIARGENEKIIRQKGLTVETPTENFTAHPKLVTSDPTQIGEVDLLICCTKSYDLEQSILQLKPCISRNTVILPLLNGIDSYERIKAVYLENEVWEGCVYIVSRLTDPGLVTVSGDFNSLFFGSDNGTNTKLELALQLFKEAGISATLSQKIKQTIWEKYLFISTIATLTSYLDVSIGAILAKQENLDLLYSLLQELIQVGKAKGINLQEDSVQKTTARMAKLPYETTSSMHSDYQKGKNTEVDSLTGYVVKLGQQLQIPVPTYTRLYAALKNLRNEAI, from the coding sequence ATGATAAAGATTGCAGTAGCCGGAATTGGCGGAGTGGGCGGATATTTTGGCGGAAAACTGGCGCAGCATTATCAGGACTCTGATGAGGTAGAAATATACTTTATTGCACGCGGCGAGAATGAAAAAATCATCCGGCAAAAGGGATTAACCGTAGAAACCCCGACTGAAAATTTTACAGCACATCCCAAACTGGTTACTTCTGATCCTACCCAAATAGGTGAAGTTGACTTGTTAATCTGTTGCACAAAAAGCTATGACCTGGAGCAAAGTATACTTCAGCTTAAACCCTGCATCAGCCGCAACACGGTTATACTTCCGCTTCTTAACGGTATTGATAGTTACGAACGTATAAAAGCCGTTTACCTGGAAAATGAAGTATGGGAAGGCTGCGTGTATATCGTCTCAAGGTTAACTGACCCCGGACTGGTGACAGTATCCGGGGATTTTAATTCGTTGTTCTTTGGCTCAGATAATGGCACTAATACTAAACTCGAGTTGGCATTGCAGCTCTTTAAAGAAGCCGGCATTAGCGCCACATTATCTCAAAAAATAAAGCAGACGATATGGGAGAAATATCTCTTTATCTCAACTATAGCTACGCTTACTTCATACCTCGATGTCAGTATCGGAGCAATTTTAGCTAAGCAGGAAAACCTGGATCTGCTATACTCTCTTTTGCAAGAACTTATACAGGTAGGTAAAGCCAAAGGAATTAACTTACAGGAGGATAGCGTTCAAAAGACAACGGCAAGAATGGCAAAACTGCCTTACGAAACCACCTCCTCTATGCACTCCGATTACCAGAAAGGCAAGAACACAGAAGTAGATTCACTGACAGGGTATGTCGTAAAACTGGGACAGCAGCTGCAAATACCTGTACCTACTTACACGCGTCTGTATGCCGCACTTAAAAACCTGAGAAACGAAGCTATCTGA
- a CDS encoding EamA family transporter codes for MFRGIAFVLCGACSFGILSTFVKLAYNEGFTLGDVTGTQVFFGLIILWVIVLLRRLIYSRGNSASLKEALQLIAIGTTTGLVSIFYYKCVQTVPASIAILLLMQFTWMSLLLDSIVKRKLPTLLQIGTVLLVLLGTAFAGNLFSNSYQEISLTGIGFGLLAALSYTFFLMINGAAGNNLHPTTKSALLLTGACILIFSIFPPVFLVNGALTNGLFKWGLVLSVFGTVLPPLFFSYGIPRIGLGLSAILSSAELPVAVLMSSLVLQEQVVAIQWFGVILILAAIALSNLNSLRKQKEDPQLVSA; via the coding sequence ATGTTTAGAGGAATCGCTTTTGTGCTGTGCGGAGCTTGTAGCTTCGGTATACTTTCGACGTTCGTAAAATTAGCATATAACGAAGGCTTTACCTTGGGTGATGTAACTGGCACCCAGGTATTTTTTGGGTTGATTATTCTTTGGGTGATAGTACTGTTACGCAGGCTGATTTATAGCCGCGGAAACAGTGCATCGCTTAAGGAAGCCCTCCAACTTATTGCCATAGGCACTACTACCGGCCTGGTAAGTATTTTTTACTACAAGTGTGTGCAAACCGTACCGGCCTCTATTGCCATTCTGCTTTTAATGCAATTTACCTGGATGAGCTTACTACTCGACTCCATTGTAAAACGCAAACTGCCAACGCTCTTACAAATCGGCACAGTGCTGCTGGTGCTTCTGGGTACTGCTTTTGCCGGCAACCTTTTCTCAAATTCTTACCAGGAAATCTCTTTAACCGGGATAGGTTTTGGTTTACTGGCTGCTCTCAGCTATACTTTCTTTTTAATGATAAATGGCGCCGCCGGCAACAATCTGCACCCCACCACCAAAAGTGCTTTGCTGCTTACAGGTGCCTGTATACTTATATTCTCCATATTCCCGCCTGTTTTCCTGGTTAACGGAGCGCTTACAAACGGCCTGTTTAAATGGGGACTGGTGCTTTCGGTATTCGGAACAGTGCTGCCGCCGCTGTTCTTCTCGTATGGTATTCCGCGCATTGGCTTGGGTTTAAGTGCTATACTTAGCTCTGCAGAGCTGCCTGTGGCTGTGCTTATGTCGAGCCTGGTGTTGCAGGAGCAGGTTGTGGCTATACAGTGGTTTGGGGTTATACTTATACTTGCCGCCATCGCCTTATCAAACCTGAACTCTTTACGGAAGCAGAAAGAAGATCCGCAATTGGTATCTGCTTAA
- the trpS gene encoding tryptophan--tRNA ligase: MARYLTGIQSTGRPHLGNLLGAICPAVEFSKTSDQEALYFIADLHSLTTIRDAEVLRHNTYAVAAAWLAMGLDTNKHILYRQSDVPFVTELAWYLNCFAPFPMLANAHSFKDKSSRRGLADVNAGLFTYPVLMAADILMYDANFVPVGKDQIQHLEITRDIASSFNHIYGETFVLPEAKTDEAVMTVPGINGEKMSKSYGNIIDIFEADKPLRKVVMSIVTDSTPLEEPKNPDEDTTFKLYSLLATPEEIETMRQNYLAGGYGYGHAKQALYDKILSKYSKERELFNYYMNNLPELDKKLKEGADKAKAIAAPVLQRVRQKLGY; the protein is encoded by the coding sequence ATGGCACGTTACCTAACCGGGATTCAGAGCACCGGCCGTCCGCACCTTGGCAATTTACTGGGCGCTATTTGCCCTGCTGTTGAGTTCTCTAAAACATCAGATCAGGAAGCTTTATACTTTATAGCTGACCTGCACTCGCTTACCACCATCCGCGATGCAGAAGTTTTAAGACATAACACCTACGCTGTAGCGGCTGCCTGGCTTGCTATGGGTTTAGATACAAACAAGCATATACTTTACCGCCAGTCCGATGTGCCATTTGTAACAGAACTTGCCTGGTACCTGAACTGCTTTGCCCCGTTCCCGATGCTGGCTAATGCGCACTCCTTTAAAGATAAATCAAGTAGGCGTGGTTTGGCAGATGTAAATGCCGGATTGTTTACTTACCCTGTGTTAATGGCTGCTGATATTCTGATGTATGATGCCAACTTTGTACCTGTAGGGAAAGACCAGATCCAGCACCTGGAAATTACCCGTGACATTGCCAGCTCGTTTAACCACATTTACGGCGAAACATTTGTGTTACCGGAAGCCAAAACTGACGAAGCCGTGATGACCGTACCAGGTATAAACGGCGAGAAAATGAGCAAATCGTACGGCAACATCATCGATATTTTTGAAGCAGATAAGCCACTGCGCAAAGTTGTGATGAGCATTGTAACAGACAGTACGCCACTGGAAGAACCGAAGAACCCGGACGAGGATACAACCTTTAAACTGTATAGTTTACTGGCTACCCCGGAAGAAATTGAAACTATGCGCCAGAATTACCTGGCCGGTGGCTACGGTTATGGCCACGCGAAGCAGGCACTTTATGATAAGATACTGAGCAAGTATAGCAAAGAGCGTGAACTGTTTAACTACTACATGAACAACCTGCCTGAGCTGGATAAGAAATTGAAAGAAGGCGCTGACAAAGCCAAAGCTATTGCTGCGCCTGTATTGCAGCGTGTACGCCAGAAATTAGGTTACTAA
- the hppD gene encoding 4-hydroxyphenylpyruvate dioxygenase produces MATDILPLNGTDHIEFYVGNAKQAAHFYQTAFGFKLVAYAGPETGVRDRASYVLQQEKIRLVLTTGISPDSDIALHVHLHGDGVKVLALWVDDAEEAFRGTVARGAKPAMEPKTITDEFGEVKMASIHTYGDTIHTFVERKNYSGVFMPGYVERTSELQVEPVGLKYVDHCVGNVELGKMNEWVKFYEDVMGFKLLLTFDDNDISTEYTALMSKVVSNGNGYIKFPINEPAEGKKKSQIDEYLEFYRGAGVQHIAVATNDILHTVAELRRRGVEFLRVPDTYYEDLIERIGHIDEDMADLRKLNILVDRDDEGYLLQIFTKPVEDRPTVFYEIIQRKGAKSFGKGNFKALFEAIEREQALRGNL; encoded by the coding sequence ATAGCTACCGATATCCTACCTTTAAATGGCACCGATCATATTGAGTTTTATGTAGGCAACGCCAAGCAGGCAGCCCATTTTTACCAGACTGCCTTCGGTTTTAAACTGGTGGCTTATGCAGGCCCCGAAACCGGTGTACGCGACCGCGCCTCTTATGTGCTGCAGCAGGAGAAAATCCGTTTGGTACTTACAACCGGTATCAGCCCTGATTCTGACATTGCCCTGCATGTGCACCTGCACGGCGACGGCGTAAAGGTGCTGGCCCTGTGGGTGGATGATGCAGAAGAAGCTTTCCGAGGCACAGTGGCGCGCGGTGCAAAACCAGCCATGGAGCCTAAAACGATAACCGATGAGTTTGGCGAAGTTAAAATGGCATCTATCCATACCTACGGCGACACTATCCATACTTTTGTAGAGCGCAAAAACTATAGCGGTGTGTTTATGCCGGGTTACGTAGAGCGCACTTCTGAGCTGCAGGTAGAGCCTGTTGGCCTGAAGTATGTAGACCACTGCGTAGGCAACGTGGAGTTGGGTAAAATGAATGAGTGGGTGAAGTTCTACGAAGATGTGATGGGCTTTAAACTACTGCTTACTTTCGACGACAACGATATCAGCACCGAGTATACTGCCCTGATGTCGAAAGTAGTATCAAACGGTAACGGATACATCAAATTCCCGATAAACGAGCCAGCTGAAGGTAAAAAGAAGTCGCAGATAGACGAGTACCTGGAGTTTTACCGTGGTGCGGGCGTACAGCACATCGCCGTTGCGACAAATGATATTCTGCATACCGTAGCTGAGCTGCGCCGCCGTGGTGTAGAGTTCCTGCGCGTGCCGGATACCTATTACGAAGACCTGATCGAGCGTATCGGCCATATTGATGAAGACATGGCTGACCTGCGCAAACTGAATATACTTGTTGACCGTGACGACGAAGGTTATCTTTTGCAGATCTTCACAAAACCGGTAGAAGACAGACCGACTGTATTCTATGAGATCATTCAGCGTAAAGGAGCTAAATCGTTTGGTAAAGGCAACTTCAAAGCTTTGTTCGAAGCCATTGAGCGTGAGCAGGCCCTGCGTGGTAACCTTTAG